The genomic interval tccagggccctttaagagggacgcgccacactgcgcatgtgcgccgtttatttaaatcaaaccgcgcgattcaaaggaaaagtgacgtcagtttccgtcacaataaaaaccgctcgttctcaaccgaaaaaacggaaagtttgtctcgcgacacaacaggaagcggccgctgatccggcgggtgatgtgcgcatgtgcgaacattctcccagagtgcagcgcggcctgtctcacagatggggccttttctccgccgctctgcattgtgggagatCCGGCCGCCATGACGGGACCGGGTCACCGAGTTCATCCAATCACAGGTGAAGCTTCCCGGATTGGTGGAACCGACAGagtgcaggtggtctgtggagcgagagaatctctgagaagaggggcagccaattggggaaatcacaggaggtggtgaccggtcataaacccaatcggtgaatgacggattgaaccaaggaaaggaatgaagaaactcgactgggacctgtgggaacaggcggactaataaatttaacccgtgtccagttcaggtcaccacattacaggaaagatgggattggaccagagagggtccagaggagatttacaaggatgttccaggactggagaattttagctgtgaggaaggattggatcggctggagttgttttcattggaacagaggaggctgaggggggatttaattgaggtgcataaaattattggGGGCCACACAGACTGCATcacttcaagaaggcagctcaccaccaccttcatgagggcaattggggatgggcaataaatgctgccctggccagcgacgcccacatcccatgaacaaataaaaaaaggatattgaggtcctctctcccttagcagagaggccaataaccagggggcatatatttcaagtaattggtagaaggattagaggggatctgtggataattttttttacccagagggtggtgtgggtttggaccttactggctgaaagggtggtcgaggcagaaacccacatcgctttttaaaagtacttggatgtgcacttgaagtgccgtcaccgacaaggctgcggaccaacaCCAAGAGTGCGATTAGGCTGGACAGCTCttcttcagctggcacagacacaatgggccgaatagcctccttctgtgctgtaaatttcgatgattctataaccCCTAGGGTCAAATGTAACATGGCAAAAGATACATGTTTATGGTTCAAAAAAATATcgtgacagggagggaggggacaaTGTAGAGTTCTGCCCGAAAGCGTTGTTGACACAAACTCCATGAATTATTTTCAATGGGAATAATAGTATCgggaccttggaacagaggaacattaaattggatgagaggcgagaggaaagtcacctgtttctgtactgtaagatcctaagcttcattgagaatgaattcatgaagcatttctacatagtattttttttgcaacatttttaaaatatcccACAGTAGTTCTCCTGGTCAGTATATCCAGTTTGTAAAGTCTCCCTGAAATGCTTATATGTAAATCAGACAACagtcagaagagggtaggatggacctacactacacttgaatgtattgtcatctattgagtttaaagtttccgaacactatttatcaatagtgtgaggaagctcagagtgaaagtgaggaggggccgtctgactgcaggttccactggaaaaaaaaatcaccttcagtgtgtacagtgagcagaaatgaattgctattattaaaagttcccactaactCATTGTTATTCTACTTCAACAGAACAAGCCTGgatctcctgctatgtttaaacactaaacttcagtgattatagctcaagtaaaatattaccatgatttgatttaaatggagaagtggtttccacctgccaaagaatgttgtctgaagcgggtgtttactgctaacagctcccatcctgtttaatagaccccctgaatgtctgatttaacaaaaagaaaaacaCAGCTCAATAAAGTTCAACATTCTCTTATTAATCTGAAGACcattttatgaacaaatttcaggaTTTCACAAGGGTGTCCCAGACATGGATTGGAcccaattcactgtaaagttataaaaacacagccagtttagcgaccaggggacagaacctaaaaattagaatcaggactttcaggagtcaaGTTATgagacacttctacacgcaaagagtgggagaagttaggaacactcttccacaaagggcagttgatgctagctcaattgttaaatctattaCCTCAGCTTAAAATTTTGTTGAGCAAAACAAGGTAAGGGATATGacgaaggcaggtatatggagttatgtcacagatcaaccatgatctcattgaatggtggaccaggctcgaggggctaaatggactACTCCTGATCCAATGACCACCCCTCAAATACAGTGAATGATAAACAATGTAATTTGAAAATAGGACTAACGACTTACAATACAATCCTGAGGGCCTGTCGTGAGGGGAAGCTGAGGATAAAGAAACTTCAATCTGTGCTCAAGATGACAGGTGAAATTCATATCCAACAGAGTTAAATCACAACCGCTgggctccccgtccctcacaTTCTCACTGTGCCTGTACCCACTGGGCACAACATTGCCCCCCGTGTACATTAACCATTACACTGAACATTTGAAATCTACCTGGAGCCCCACCCCCACTAAACAAGAATCTTTACACCAGGGGCAGAGATATTCAATCTTGGAGGAGAGTTCCAAGTCCACTGACTTTCAATCCGATTGGTGTTTGGACAATTAGCTCCAAAAGGGGAAGTTTAACTGGAGTTTGGAGCCCGTTTTGGATTCGAGCGATCAATGGCCACGGGACACCAAGGGAATGATTGGGCCGTCAACCAGCCAGCACCAGTACCTcaggccagtcccactgtcccttcagagttcattgacctgcacaatgagggcctggcaagccttcacccattgctgcagccatccctGGACAGGGCCTGGATACACTATTAACAGCCATTCTGCCACTACTTACATGGACCCATTAAAACccatttcactaacaggaggaactgtggaggagtgcgGAGTGTTACTAACAGAATTGAGCACTCGTTGCATGCTGATTGGAACCAGATAATGaaaaatgagcaaccagccattagaagatacaagtagtcactgctttattggtcatttgataactagttgaactgggtttgcttgtgtttcctgtacaggaacaaggcgatcaaagaagcagagatcagagagacagcggTCACAGTCAGGGCCAGGATCAGGACCACCTCAGTCTCCACACCTAAAAAGCAACAAGAAACCAATGGTTagtgaaggaaatactgaggagaaaatggaaactagcagtCAACCAACTCACCACCCggagacctctcctgcatcctttgctcaacctCATTAAGGGACTCAGTTGCCAGCTCTGTCACAtcaggatccagaatgaccaggggtccaagtgaggcttcaccctcccacttcaattcagcatcactctctgcaatatcaaacattccagttagagagggtaaagggtgacctccaacatagaggggatcaatgtcctaccaggtccagatgcaagatccctccttcctctggaatcaagtCGGAATTCCCTCGTGGAACTACAGCTGcccagatgacaacaggcacaCACATCATTGGTAGATTCTTCTAATGGGGTCCAGCTAaaccagagaatcagtttatcaaccaggttgtccatcaccctttaatacaacacatccctgagcgagagagggaacttacatattctggaaagtacaagctttgttcattgaatctctctgatccactgcagcaactttcaggtgacaggtgatgaaaatctgagggacacattcaatacaagttgttatttagtgacctcctcccaacatggggaacccaatgtttggcttcctcttaccaaggaacggtcatctccaaagaagcggaacgcatccaggtcaaactggagtttgtccagctcacgttcacctcttggcaacacaaaggttgaaaaggagtcctcagctttgctgtccaggaggcaactgaagaaagattaaaaaagggacaaagtgaataaagtgaacctattgagacataaccagctggagaaagcagagagctccttacccatggtagtcaatgatgttgtatcttggggtggaatccttgtctgggctcaatgtagctgcacagctgtcaatgtagagcttcaagggcatgtggttggtcattgaaacagaggcctcaatgtgaatgaggtcacccaggtagtagacagtcgaggtgcgctctgtaagccagtcatctgaagtacaagaggacaagggttggagacagtggATGAAACTCCGAGTGGGAGACCacagaaaagcactccccatccacccatcacataccgttcataagacgcagtgagaatgacagaagcccttctccagacttggttgagctgaatgggatccaggtgggcttgatagggtcactgctcacattgcccttcctggaaggacaggagagtaatttcaggacaacttcagagaactgcacctgctgtagacCTTATTTGCCACAGAGTAAAGTTTCTTACCGAAAATAAtggcactcaatgggaatgatGGCTCCATTCgttctcacaatgacagatccatgagcatttggggtgtggttcaggtgggtggtgtagaccaggaaatctccagccatctgaaagacatcaggttaaggaatgaagagctggtctcattggacaaaagctatttctggtcattttcctgccctgttaagcagcagtttgaggtGTTTCAGCTGTtcctcaatgacacatgattgaagcagctccaccattggttgaaGTTGCCTCGAGCAGCCTCTGTTcctctgctcagtccaccttctattacaggggacttcaggcctgcagtcagaaaccctgaaatgattggcactgTCGGAAttgatgagcattctttcccatgtagaatagagctttcaccttaaggggcttcaagttaaccctgatatggagcacaaaacaACATCACTTAAATCTCATCTGTGTCCGTGGAATCAAGGGGATTGGCAGGAGTAataaccaaaagtggagttcccctttaatacattgtatcccaattattattccacttgtttcatttttcaagagaagtctcaacaggaacttccacattgaacattcattgaccacaagttgaggcaacaggcctgaatatccacgagaaggcacggaaaagataaa from Heptranchias perlo isolate sHepPer1 chromosome 35, sHepPer1.hap1, whole genome shotgun sequence carries:
- the LOC137302353 gene encoding zona pellucida sperm-binding protein 3-like, which encodes MNKACTFQNIWTPLEESTNDVCACCHLGSCSSTREFRLDSRGRRDLASGPESDAELKWEGEASLGPLVILDPDVTELATESLNEVEQRMQERSPGGVETEVVLILALTVTAVSLISASLIALFLYRKHKQTQFN